In one Neobacillus sp. CF12 genomic region, the following are encoded:
- a CDS encoding PTS sugar transporter subunit IIB — translation MTEKTILLVCGGGASSGFMAQNIRKAAKKRNIELNVIARSESEVDEYLNEINVLLIGPHLKYMEEDLQAKVSAFNIPAAVIPQTIYGLLDGNKGLDLILELLGEK, via the coding sequence ATGACAGAAAAGACAATTCTTTTAGTATGTGGCGGCGGTGCTTCTAGCGGATTCATGGCCCAAAACATTCGAAAGGCTGCTAAAAAAAGAAATATTGAACTAAATGTAATTGCCAGAAGCGAGTCTGAAGTAGACGAATATTTGAATGAAATTAATGTCCTGCTCATTGGCCCACATCTAAAGTATATGGAAGAGGATTTACAAGCGAAGGTGAGTGCCTTTAATATTCCGGCTGCGGTGATCCCGCAAACCATTTATGGTCTTTTGGATGGAAACAAAGGTCTGGACCTTATTTTGGAGCTTCTTGGCGAAAAATAA
- a CDS encoding PTS sugar transporter subunit IIA yields MKKEREREIIQFLLNKNGWVKADIFAKQFTVSSRSIRKYVNEINETTSPSVLIMSSNLGYKINETVYYEMQRKEDKETRVGLTPLERLYYLLKQSIAHSEGMDIFDLSEEIYVSTSTIEGDLKKAKSLLEKFNLSFKRDGDLFILSGCERDKRKLMSHIFYEETKDQFLHLESIQSAFGYDLKDFKEELINVLASYNLYVNEYTIGNILLHIVIATDRVSQHRTISEDNIEALTKTNEYKAASDIAKLIKSEFGTTFEGAELYYLTILLISKATILSYDNLNNENLGEYIEQRYIHLVNDIIQKVKDYYLVDIYGDEFLIKFTLHIRNLINRARHNYLSKNPLTKQIKSSYPLIYDLAVFISNEIQKKENIQINEDEIAYIAFHIGAFLERQKTLEYKITCTVVCPEYYNMHIPMLKRLEQTFGEQIEISRVITKLDSDFGQIDSDLMITTVQIPKLTEHEIVHLNPFFLEEDIQKIQHSITKINKKRSRMKLKNHLISLFDPHLFQQNIYLKDEFEMIRFIGDKLVQLGFIDEGGIEDILEREKMSSTSFNNNVAVPHSMQMNALKSAISIVLNNKPVNWGNNSVQIIALIALNKDERSIFRDIYDSFIKILSEPENVYLLLKSKNYDEFINNLLLLMEEGV; encoded by the coding sequence ATGAAAAAGGAGAGAGAGAGAGAGATTATTCAATTCTTGTTAAATAAAAATGGTTGGGTAAAAGCAGATATTTTCGCTAAACAATTTACTGTATCCAGCCGGAGCATCCGTAAATATGTGAATGAAATAAATGAAACCACCTCTCCATCCGTATTGATTATGTCCTCTAACCTAGGTTACAAAATAAATGAAACCGTTTACTATGAAATGCAGCGGAAAGAGGATAAAGAAACACGAGTAGGACTGACGCCACTTGAGAGGCTCTATTATCTATTAAAGCAATCGATTGCCCATTCTGAAGGAATGGATATATTTGACCTAAGTGAGGAAATTTATGTAAGTACATCCACCATTGAAGGAGATTTAAAAAAGGCCAAAAGCCTTTTGGAAAAGTTTAATTTATCCTTCAAACGAGATGGCGACTTGTTCATTTTAAGTGGATGTGAACGAGATAAACGAAAGTTGATGAGCCATATTTTTTACGAAGAAACGAAGGACCAATTTTTGCATTTAGAAAGTATCCAATCCGCTTTTGGTTATGATTTAAAAGATTTCAAGGAAGAGCTGATCAACGTGTTGGCATCCTATAATCTTTATGTAAATGAATACACAATCGGGAACATCCTGCTCCATATCGTGATTGCAACGGATCGGGTCAGCCAGCATCGAACCATTTCGGAAGACAACATAGAGGCATTAACCAAAACAAATGAATATAAGGCGGCTTCAGATATCGCCAAGTTAATAAAATCTGAATTTGGGACAACGTTTGAAGGAGCAGAGCTATATTACTTAACGATCCTTTTAATTAGCAAGGCAACGATATTGAGTTATGACAACTTAAACAACGAAAATCTTGGGGAATATATTGAGCAGCGTTATATTCACCTAGTAAATGACATTATTCAAAAAGTGAAAGATTATTATCTGGTGGATATTTACGGTGATGAATTTCTAATAAAATTTACCTTGCATATACGAAATTTAATTAACCGGGCAAGGCATAATTATTTGTCAAAAAACCCATTAACCAAGCAGATTAAATCATCTTATCCACTCATTTATGACCTAGCAGTATTTATTTCGAATGAGATACAAAAAAAAGAAAATATTCAAATCAACGAAGATGAAATTGCCTATATCGCCTTCCATATTGGTGCCTTTCTCGAACGTCAAAAAACGCTTGAATATAAAATAACATGCACAGTTGTATGTCCGGAGTATTACAATATGCACATCCCGATGTTAAAAAGACTTGAGCAGACTTTCGGAGAACAAATTGAGATAAGCAGAGTGATTACAAAACTTGATAGTGATTTCGGGCAAATTGACTCAGACTTGATGATCACAACGGTCCAGATTCCCAAACTAACGGAACATGAAATTGTCCATTTAAATCCATTTTTTTTAGAAGAGGACATTCAGAAGATTCAGCACAGTATAACAAAGATTAATAAAAAACGAAGTCGTATGAAGCTGAAAAATCATTTAATCAGCCTTTTCGACCCCCACTTGTTTCAACAGAACATTTATTTAAAAGATGAATTTGAAATGATCAGGTTTATTGGAGATAAATTGGTCCAGTTAGGATTTATCGATGAAGGGGGCATTGAAGATATCCTTGAAAGGGAAAAAATGTCCTCAACATCATTTAATAATAATGTAGCAGTGCCACATTCGATGCAAATGAACGCATTAAAATCGGCTATTTCAATCGTATTAAATAACAAACCTGTTAATTGGGGAAACAATTCTGTACAAATTATCGCACTAATTGCTCTGAATAAGGACGAACGAAGCATTTTTCGGGATATCTATGATAGTTTTATCAAAATATTATCGGAACCAGAAAATGTTTACCTTTTATTAAAATCCAAGAATTATGATGAATTTATAAACAACCTTTTATTATTAATGGAAGAGGGAGTTTAA
- a CDS encoding multidrug effflux MFS transporter: MNKLVGTKRLQLALLLGSLGLLGPFTIDMYLPSFPTIVKEYHTTASLVQISLTSCLLGLGLGQLIIGPMSDVQGRRKPLRIFLILYLISSVICAFAPNIYTFIGARFIQGFAAAGGLVISRAIVRDVYSGRELTKFFALLMLVGNLGPIVAPIAGGIILAFTNWSGVFLVLACVGIVLVFIVSWKLEETLPMENRVPSDISQILKNFGSLLKDRQFAGYALTQGFIIAGIFAYVSGIPFVYQNIYGVTPQVFSLLFGVNGIALIIGSQVVGRFADLISERTFLKIGLLISNVAGSLLLVAFLVKAPLIAVAIPIFFLVASIGIIATTSFALAMETQGHIAGSASALLGLLPFVLGSLTAPLVGIAGEYSAIPMGIVIFLASFMAFLSYYGLVRKSSLRVQTAK, from the coding sequence ATGAATAAATTAGTAGGTACGAAACGATTGCAACTTGCTTTACTCTTAGGGTCTCTTGGATTATTAGGTCCTTTTACCATTGATATGTATTTACCCTCATTTCCTACTATTGTAAAGGAGTACCACACAACAGCCTCCTTAGTACAAATTAGTTTAACGAGCTGCCTATTAGGATTGGGATTAGGCCAACTGATTATTGGGCCTATGAGTGATGTTCAAGGCAGACGTAAGCCTTTGAGAATTTTCCTCATCCTATATTTAATCTCCTCTGTCATATGTGCGTTTGCACCCAATATTTACACCTTTATCGGGGCTCGTTTCATACAAGGTTTTGCAGCAGCAGGTGGACTCGTTATTTCTAGAGCCATTGTACGCGATGTGTACAGTGGAAGGGAACTCACCAAATTCTTCGCGTTATTGATGTTGGTGGGGAACCTTGGGCCAATCGTGGCGCCGATTGCGGGAGGCATTATACTCGCATTTACAAATTGGTCAGGTGTTTTTCTTGTTTTAGCTTGCGTAGGTATCGTATTGGTGTTCATCGTTTCATGGAAATTAGAAGAAACATTACCAATGGAAAACCGTGTCCCAAGTGATATTTCACAAATTCTGAAGAACTTTGGCTCTTTGTTAAAAGACCGCCAGTTTGCTGGTTATGCCCTTACCCAAGGCTTTATCATTGCAGGAATCTTTGCTTACGTTTCCGGTATTCCGTTTGTCTATCAAAATATTTATGGTGTTACTCCGCAAGTGTTCAGTCTATTATTTGGAGTGAATGGAATTGCTCTGATTATTGGTAGTCAGGTGGTGGGTCGTTTTGCAGATCTTATTTCAGAGAGGACCTTCTTAAAGATTGGGTTATTGATTTCGAACGTAGCAGGTTCATTATTACTGGTAGCTTTCCTAGTAAAGGCACCACTTATTGCAGTGGCTATTCCAATTTTCTTTTTAGTTGCTTCCATCGGAATCATTGCGACGACTTCCTTTGCATTAGCAATGGAAACACAAGGGCATATTGCAGGTAGTGCCTCTGCACTTTTAGGGCTGCTTCCCTTTGTACTCGGATCATTAACCGCTCCACTTGTAGGAATTGCCGGAGAATATTCAGCCATTCCAATGGGAATTGTGATTTTCTTAGCAAGCTTTATGGCGTTTTTATCTTATTATGGATTAGTAAGAAAATCTTCTTTAAGGGTTCAGACGGCAAAATAA
- a CDS encoding Ig-like domain-containing protein, translating into MRKRGSQAFSVLLTIFVLCYSILPVFGNGVTPVKAEQQDWKYDFGTATSPVAEGYTRVSESTVYSAESGFGLNKKIGSRDRSFADPLLRDFVLDTSSAKNYTFRANLPNGTYQVKVGAGDAIASNKTSVSVESIDLGTTNTGSGQFEELTGTVKVLDGKMLFTINGNDTRINVIEITLLEQSGEDIKIKEIAVNGAGGANEVLAGEQLKMQAAITPENASYPSLIWEVTELDGSQTQLASIDSAGLLTTQLPGNVKVIAHSTDGSEVKGETIIAIHPSNKPKLKFDFGTTSSALENGYARVSESTHYSPELGYGLDQTVVSRDRSFSDSLLRDFVLLQGSDDYTFEVDLPNGTYHVKITAGDAIASNETAITVEDIDLGTMTSSSGKFGELSGSVEVIDRKMTFNVGGNDRRLNGIDITPIELSDEIVKATEVFVSGINGKDIVNEGEKLQMAANVIPAFAEDRSVTWSVSDLDGTPTDIAEISANGLLSAKRWGQVKVVATTNDGTNLSGEKTISIHTNRQIDAPEGLKLEERVIFPKSSVALSWDKVEEAIGYQVYRKLADGESDYEKIGESTSTEFTDEIAMPGITYSYAVTALIEGIGNVESKFSTAVIVEMFDEEVAVPNAPKGLTYVSATRNTIELAWDQTADTNIYYVYRSDKKDGPFDQVGVSEGAGFVDNTVLTDVPYYYRVKAVNSGGLSAFSSVLEVPTATYYYRQMERLNRGLMAVKAENGIYVGWRLLGTDPKDISFNLYRDGKKITKEPITNSTNYLDQDGTLTSQYEVRVVQNGKELSSSESTTVKSSSYFDVPLQKPENGVTPKGDRYSYNANDASVADLDGDGEYELILKWDPENSKDNSRTGYTGHVYIDAYKMDGTQLWRIDLGKNIRAGAHYTQFMAYDLDGDGKAEVAMRTSDGSVDGAGKVIGDPNADHRDSAGRIYRGPEFLTIFDGQSGKELATTEYDPKRGSSSEWGDGTGNRSERFLAGIAYLDGEHPSLIMARGYYAKSAIVAYNWRDGKLTKLWKFDTSVPGNGSYGGQGNHNLSVADVDGDGKDEIVYGAMTLDHDGTPLYNSGFGHGDAMHLGDLDPLRPGLEVFSVFEKGSSPYGLAMRDAATGEVIWGHKTGRDTGRGLSANIDPRYPGEQAWAIGGEWNDTTGYLYSAQGELISKNIPPANFAIWWDGDLLRELLDHNFDGTNGVGTISKWDYQNEKLVNLLTAEGTFSNNGTKGNPVMQADLFGDWREEAIWRLEDSSAIRIYTTTDVTENRIHTLMHDPVYRLGVAWQNVGYNQPPHTSFYLGHGMEEPPAPKILAGSRLVDTGTIHVLAHQEGKKAVVNITAEEMQLAAETMKANTIIVRVNGGLDLTKFDVSVPSQSIKAVKGKSVKRVTFTANLGSVTLSVNELSNRIGVESEKLVFTISTLSGDVLSEEQKALTGDQPVYDFSLSLDGNMVTDFTESNGNSIEVEVPYTLKVGENKGTVPIYYLSDRGELVKVNASYHEGIAAFKLKQF; encoded by the coding sequence ATGAGAAAAAGAGGTAGTCAAGCCTTTTCTGTGTTGTTGACTATTTTTGTCCTATGCTATTCTATTTTACCGGTTTTCGGCAATGGGGTTACCCCTGTTAAGGCTGAGCAACAAGATTGGAAGTACGATTTTGGTACGGCAACTAGCCCGGTTGCAGAAGGATATACACGTGTGTCTGAATCAACGGTTTACTCAGCAGAAAGTGGATTCGGCCTAAATAAGAAAATTGGTTCGCGTGATCGATCCTTTGCAGATCCGCTTTTAAGAGATTTTGTTCTGGATACAAGCAGTGCAAAAAATTATACGTTCAGAGCGAATCTTCCAAATGGTACCTATCAAGTGAAAGTGGGCGCAGGGGATGCGATTGCGTCAAATAAAACGTCCGTAAGTGTTGAATCGATTGATTTAGGTACAACCAATACAGGAAGCGGACAATTTGAGGAGCTAACAGGTACAGTCAAGGTTCTTGACGGAAAAATGCTTTTTACCATTAACGGAAATGATACACGAATCAATGTGATTGAGATTACGTTACTTGAACAATCGGGTGAAGATATTAAAATTAAGGAAATTGCTGTTAATGGAGCCGGAGGAGCAAATGAAGTTTTAGCCGGTGAACAGTTGAAAATGCAAGCTGCAATTACACCAGAGAATGCCTCTTATCCATCATTAATCTGGGAGGTCACAGAACTTGATGGATCACAAACACAACTAGCCTCTATTGACAGTGCTGGGTTATTAACTACTCAATTACCGGGCAACGTGAAGGTGATTGCCCATTCCACTGATGGGTCAGAAGTCAAAGGGGAAACCATCATCGCTATTCATCCATCGAATAAACCGAAATTAAAATTTGATTTTGGTACTACTTCAAGTGCTCTAGAAAATGGTTATGCTAGAGTATCAGAATCCACACACTATTCTCCAGAATTGGGATACGGACTTGATCAAACCGTCGTATCTCGTGATCGTAGTTTTTCAGATTCTTTATTAAGAGATTTTGTTCTTTTGCAAGGCAGTGACGATTATACGTTTGAAGTTGATCTTCCGAATGGGACTTACCATGTGAAAATTACTGCAGGGGACGCAATCGCCTCTAATGAAACAGCCATTACGGTAGAGGATATTGACCTCGGAACGATGACAAGCAGTAGTGGGAAATTTGGTGAATTAAGCGGAAGTGTTGAAGTAATCGATAGAAAAATGACATTCAATGTGGGTGGGAATGATAGACGATTAAACGGTATAGACATTACCCCTATTGAATTAAGTGATGAAATCGTAAAAGCGACCGAAGTTTTTGTTAGCGGGATCAATGGAAAAGATATCGTTAACGAAGGTGAAAAACTTCAAATGGCCGCAAACGTCATTCCAGCTTTTGCAGAGGATCGTTCCGTTACTTGGAGTGTTTCCGATCTGGATGGTACTCCAACAGACATCGCAGAGATTAGTGCGAATGGCTTGCTATCGGCGAAGCGCTGGGGACAAGTGAAGGTAGTAGCTACGACAAATGATGGAACAAATCTATCGGGCGAGAAAACCATCTCCATCCATACAAATCGTCAGATTGATGCGCCTGAAGGCTTAAAGCTGGAGGAAAGAGTTATTTTTCCAAAAAGTTCAGTAGCATTGAGCTGGGATAAGGTTGAAGAAGCGATTGGCTATCAAGTGTACAGAAAACTTGCTGATGGAGAAAGCGACTATGAAAAAATAGGAGAATCAACTTCAACAGAGTTTACCGATGAGATAGCTATGCCTGGAATAACCTATTCATACGCTGTAACTGCCCTCATTGAAGGGATCGGAAACGTTGAATCAAAATTTAGTACGGCAGTCATTGTGGAAATGTTTGATGAAGAGGTTGCGGTTCCAAATGCGCCAAAGGGACTTACCTATGTAAGTGCCACAAGAAATACCATCGAATTAGCATGGGATCAAACAGCTGATACAAATATCTATTATGTTTATCGATCTGATAAAAAGGACGGACCTTTTGATCAGGTAGGCGTTTCGGAAGGTGCTGGTTTTGTAGATAACACTGTTTTGACAGATGTTCCTTATTATTATCGAGTGAAAGCTGTCAATTCCGGAGGATTATCAGCGTTTTCCTCTGTTTTAGAGGTTCCGACAGCTACTTATTATTACCGGCAGATGGAACGTTTAAATAGAGGTCTAATGGCCGTTAAGGCTGAAAATGGTATTTACGTCGGGTGGAGATTGCTCGGTACGGATCCGAAGGACATTTCTTTTAATCTATATCGCGACGGTAAAAAGATTACGAAAGAGCCGATTACAAATAGCACGAATTACCTTGATCAGGATGGAACACTTACATCACAGTACGAAGTTCGTGTTGTACAAAATGGGAAAGAGCTTTCAAGTTCAGAGAGTACGACTGTAAAGAGCAGCAGCTATTTTGACGTTCCACTACAAAAACCTGAGAACGGTGTCACGCCAAAAGGGGATCGCTATTCCTATAATGCCAACGATGCCAGTGTTGCCGATTTGGATGGTGATGGGGAATATGAATTGATTTTGAAATGGGATCCTGAAAATTCAAAAGACAATTCGAGAACAGGTTATACCGGTCATGTCTATATTGATGCTTACAAAATGGATGGGACGCAATTATGGAGAATTGATCTTGGGAAAAACATTCGTGCTGGAGCACACTATACTCAATTCATGGCCTATGATTTAGATGGTGATGGAAAAGCAGAAGTTGCGATGCGAACCTCGGATGGTTCGGTTGATGGAGCAGGTAAGGTCATTGGTGATCCTAACGCGGACCATCGGGATAGTGCTGGACGTATTTATCGAGGGCCGGAATTCCTAACTATTTTTGATGGACAGTCAGGTAAGGAACTGGCCACAACGGAATATGATCCAAAAAGGGGAAGTTCGTCTGAATGGGGAGATGGCACCGGGAATCGCTCGGAAAGATTCCTTGCTGGGATTGCCTATCTGGATGGAGAACACCCAAGTCTTATTATGGCGCGCGGCTATTATGCGAAATCGGCCATTGTAGCCTATAACTGGAGAGATGGCAAGTTAACAAAGCTATGGAAGTTTGACACGAGTGTTCCTGGAAACGGCAGTTATGGTGGTCAAGGAAACCATAATCTAAGTGTCGCTGATGTTGACGGGGACGGAAAAGATGAAATTGTCTATGGGGCAATGACGCTTGATCATGATGGCACCCCACTGTACAATTCAGGATTTGGCCACGGAGATGCGATGCACCTTGGAGATTTGGATCCACTAAGACCTGGACTTGAGGTATTTAGTGTATTTGAAAAAGGGTCCTCACCATACGGCTTGGCGATGAGAGATGCAGCTACTGGAGAAGTGATTTGGGGACATAAAACGGGAAGAGATACGGGAAGAGGTTTATCGGCCAATATCGACCCAAGATATCCAGGGGAGCAAGCATGGGCAATCGGCGGCGAATGGAATGATACGACGGGTTATTTATATTCGGCACAAGGTGAGTTGATTTCTAAAAATATACCACCGGCGAACTTTGCTATCTGGTGGGATGGAGACCTTCTTCGTGAGTTGTTAGACCACAATTTTGATGGAACAAATGGGGTTGGAACGATTAGTAAGTGGGATTATCAAAATGAAAAGCTTGTTAATCTTTTGACCGCTGAAGGAACCTTCTCCAATAACGGCACAAAAGGGAATCCTGTCATGCAGGCAGATCTTTTCGGTGATTGGAGAGAAGAAGCTATTTGGCGCTTGGAAGATAGCAGTGCCATACGTATTTATACCACTACAGATGTGACTGAAAATCGGATCCACACACTTATGCATGACCCAGTATACAGATTAGGCGTTGCCTGGCAGAATGTAGGGTATAATCAACCGCCACACACTAGCTTTTATTTAGGACATGGGATGGAGGAACCTCCAGCACCAAAAATCCTGGCAGGATCACGCTTGGTGGATACAGGAACCATCCATGTTCTTGCCCATCAAGAAGGGAAAAAAGCTGTTGTGAATATAACTGCAGAAGAAATGCAGTTGGCAGCGGAAACCATGAAGGCAAACACTATCATTGTTCGGGTAAACGGCGGTTTGGATTTAACGAAATTTGATGTTAGCGTTCCTTCACAAAGTATTAAAGCAGTTAAAGGGAAATCAGTAAAGAGGGTGACGTTTACCGCGAATCTTGGATCTGTTACGTTATCAGTTAATGAACTAAGTAACCGAATTGGTGTTGAATCAGAAAAACTAGTGTTTACGATTTCAACACTATCAGGTGATGTTCTGAGTGAAGAACAGAAAGCGTTGACAGGAGATCAACCTGTTTACGATTTCAGTTTATCCTTGGACGGAAATATGGTAACAGATTTTACAGAAAGCAACGGTAATAGTATAGAAGTAGAAGTTCCATATACCCTTAAAGTTGGGGAAAATAAAGGAACGGTACCGATCTATTATCTATCAGATCGTGGGGAATTGGTGAAAGTTAATGCTAGTTACCATGAGGGGATCGCTGCTTTTAAATTGAAGCAATTTTGA
- a CDS encoding glycoside hydrolase family 16 protein, which yields MKTFYKFLFILSIILSLAYFNYFPITKEDITLVPQNEPTTQNTIETNLSEIDAGECEEEDLTSNDFETARQDGWVLIWQDEFENNCLSSNKWSLEDWASEKNNELQYYSPTNVKVEAGVLNLISKKEQFKGKDYTSGAVHTQGKFNFLYGKAEMKAKLPAGQGIFPAFWMMTDKENTWLPEIDIMEMLGHQPDQVWMVSHWLGENGKLKSASTSFKGPDFSKDFHTFSIEWTPHSISWLIDDVERFTINKNIPNEKMYLYLNTAVGGNWPGYPDDTTVFPISYEIEYVRVYQGIEE from the coding sequence ATGAAAACATTTTATAAATTTCTTTTTATTCTGTCGATTATTTTATCACTAGCCTATTTTAACTATTTTCCGATTACAAAGGAAGATATAACCCTCGTGCCTCAAAATGAGCCTACCACGCAAAATACAATTGAAACAAACTTGTCAGAGATTGATGCCGGTGAATGTGAGGAGGAGGATTTAACATCCAATGACTTTGAGACTGCTAGACAAGACGGTTGGGTTTTAATTTGGCAAGATGAATTTGAAAATAACTGCCTAAGTTCCAATAAGTGGAGTTTGGAAGATTGGGCATCTGAGAAAAATAATGAACTACAATACTATTCACCTACTAATGTAAAAGTCGAAGCTGGAGTTTTAAATTTAATCAGCAAAAAAGAACAATTTAAAGGGAAGGATTACACATCTGGGGCCGTCCATACACAAGGTAAATTCAACTTTTTATATGGAAAAGCAGAAATGAAGGCTAAGCTTCCAGCAGGTCAAGGAATATTTCCAGCCTTTTGGATGATGACGGATAAGGAAAATACCTGGCTGCCAGAAATCGATATTATGGAAATGCTTGGCCACCAGCCTGATCAAGTTTGGATGGTATCCCATTGGTTAGGGGAGAACGGAAAGTTAAAAAGTGCTTCTACCAGTTTTAAAGGACCAGACTTCTCCAAAGATTTTCATACTTTTAGTATTGAATGGACTCCACATTCGATTTCGTGGTTAATCGACGATGTAGAAAGATTCACAATCAATAAGAACATTCCAAATGAAAAAATGTATTTATACCTAAATACAGCGGTTGGGGGGAATTGGCCAGGGTATCCTGATGATACGACGGTATTTCCTATCAGTTATGAAATAGAATATGTAAGGGTTTATCAGGGAATTGAGGAGTAA
- a CDS encoding glycosyltransferase, translating to MMLTITMFLFCLFILFHTLYIFIPLYSSREQKRDYPSKEKGISILIPAYNETLVIENCLMGIFNVNYSDLEILFINDGSTDDSLETFQKHLELVKSSKSKQGVLKHESVRDVYQSKTYPYIWVIDKENGGKADALNAGIDFAKNEIVITLDADSILEPNSLNEMNLAFSDDSVVAAGGLVNIVQGFRHTGKKLSPSFKLSGLIRYQVVQYLSAFYLHKTTQSKFGSITVIAGAFGAFRRSVLIQAKGYRKTVGEDMDITLRIQELIGTCMKGKKIVFVPEAVCYTECPASFKSLYRQRIRWQKAFVDCIITYRKSFYRKMNFKVSTYLFLDSFLLGTVSAYPTLMVPIIVLATMSHLKLSIILLIMSVVLAIMQDIATLIVSRRFGHLYSLRDYITLLLFLPIEVILYRVTGLFFVTVGTILYFFDKEGWSRSERIGQPIMLDMGAKASVKDTIGG from the coding sequence ATGATGTTAACGATCACGATGTTCCTTTTCTGTCTTTTTATCCTGTTTCATACTCTCTATATTTTTATTCCACTCTATTCGAGCAGAGAGCAAAAGAGAGATTATCCATCAAAGGAAAAGGGAATCAGTATCTTGATTCCTGCCTATAACGAGACACTCGTCATTGAAAACTGTCTGATGGGAATTTTTAATGTGAATTACTCAGATTTAGAAATTTTGTTTATCAATGATGGATCCACCGATGACAGTTTAGAAACCTTCCAAAAACACCTTGAGTTGGTGAAGTCCTCAAAATCCAAACAAGGTGTGCTGAAACACGAAAGCGTAAGAGATGTGTATCAGTCTAAAACCTATCCTTATATTTGGGTGATCGATAAAGAAAACGGCGGGAAGGCAGATGCCCTTAATGCAGGAATTGATTTTGCCAAGAATGAAATCGTGATTACGTTAGACGCCGATAGCATTCTCGAGCCCAATTCCTTAAACGAAATGAACCTAGCGTTTTCAGATGACTCTGTCGTTGCTGCTGGTGGATTGGTGAACATTGTCCAAGGATTTAGACATACTGGAAAGAAATTAAGCCCAAGTTTTAAACTATCTGGTCTTATTCGCTATCAAGTCGTTCAATATTTGAGTGCTTTTTATTTACATAAAACCACGCAATCAAAGTTTGGATCGATTACGGTCATAGCTGGGGCCTTCGGGGCTTTTCGTAGAAGTGTACTGATTCAAGCAAAAGGGTACAGAAAAACGGTCGGTGAAGATATGGATATTACTCTGCGTATCCAAGAATTAATCGGCACCTGTATGAAGGGCAAAAAGATTGTTTTTGTACCTGAGGCGGTTTGTTATACGGAGTGTCCGGCGAGTTTTAAAAGTTTGTATAGACAGCGAATTCGTTGGCAAAAGGCGTTTGTCGACTGTATCATAACGTATCGCAAGTCATTTTATCGAAAAATGAATTTCAAAGTATCCACCTATTTATTTTTAGATTCTTTTTTACTTGGAACTGTATCCGCCTATCCCACTCTAATGGTTCCGATCATCGTTCTTGCCACTATGAGCCATCTGAAATTATCCATCATTCTATTAATCATGTCGGTTGTTTTAGCCATTATGCAAGATATTGCTACGTTAATCGTTTCCAGAAGATTCGGTCATTTATATAGTTTAAGAGATTATATTACGTTGCTTTTATTTCTTCCGATTGAAGTCATACTCTATCGAGTGACAGGGTTGTTTTTTGTTACGGTTGGAACCATCCTCTATTTTTTCGATAAAGAGGGATGGAGCCGTTCCGAACGGATTGGACAGCCGATCATGCTAGATATGGGAGCAAAAGCAAGCGTTAAAGATACTATAGGGGGTTAA